The proteins below are encoded in one region of Salvelinus namaycush isolate Seneca chromosome 32, SaNama_1.0, whole genome shotgun sequence:
- the LOC120027337 gene encoding replication protein A 14 kDa subunit-like, whose translation MIFPALQPACLIYNRSYKLCTAKSFEMAVFELQKARINSDMLSRYISRPICFVGRVEKIHPTGKSFSLSDGEGKSASVELNEPLDEELSGVVEVLGMVSNKGTIMASAYNILREDKGIPFDLELYNDVLKVIHDFPQHYPFEIATSG comes from the exons ATGATATTTCCCGCGCTACAACCTGCTTGTCTGATATACAATCGTAGCTACAAATTGTGCACAGCAAAATCTTTCGAAATGGCAGTTTTCGAGTTACAAAAAGCCAGGATTAACTCTGATATGCTGTCTCGATATATCAGCAGGCCGATTTGCTTCGTTGGACGCGTTGAGAAG ATCCACCCAACGGGAAAATCATTCAGTCTTTCGGACGGAGAAGGGAAGTCTGCATCAGTGGAACTCAACGAGCCC CTTGATGAGGAGCTGAGCGGGGTGGTGGAGGTGCTTGGTATGGTGTCCAACAAAGGGACAATAATGGCCTCTGCATACAACATACTCAGAGAAGACAAAGGCATTCCTTTCG ACCTGGAGCTGTACAATGATGTCCTGAAAGTCATCCACGATTTCCCCCAGCACTATCCATTTGAAATAGCCACCAGTGGATGA